Proteins co-encoded in one Salarias fasciatus chromosome 4, fSalaFa1.1, whole genome shotgun sequence genomic window:
- the LOC115386769 gene encoding eukaryotic translation initiation factor 4 gamma 3-like — MTSPETNQDCNPQPKETGVQAICLKDGELNKCNNAWRPRMKRSSPAKDPEMLQTEGLLRNMRAILNKLTPERFNRLVEQVLELNIDSEERLNGVVDLVFEKAIDEPSFSVMYGQLCHRLAHLKVQMAEKAGSPVTFRRLLLNRCQKEFDVERSDDVVVQRKQAKLDSSSSTTEREQLQEELEDVKNKARRRSVGLVKLIGELFKLKMLTAAIIFSCIFQLLKKQDEVSLQQLCTLLTTVGKELNTNGAKPKMDQMFNQITKLIEECQTSTQIRFMLQDVVALKEKNWVPRKADQGPKTILQVHKEAEMEQQEEQLKIMKQLFSNNDWRQAGTSVTSQDRHEETSSTAPTRLFIPRETPRISKWPQLDEEIQLRPQGLASWAQGCRGWTPAANSETRVSKTACPKPNSVLQSAPLSRLSTPPTRPRHVSAGKNTDMKQRHSETSEIERNWVEPMKAVEPVEPLKPVEQVEQVGPMETVQPVQQVEQVKQVEPVEPIQPVEQVEQVEQVEPLEPVQPVELVEQVEQVELLEPVQPVELVEQVEQVEPLEPVQPVEQVKLAEPLKPVQPVELVEPQVEQVEQVELVEPVAPVEPVQPVEQVEQVELVEPVAPVEPVQPVEQVEQVEPVEPVHQVEQQVEQVEQVEPLEPVQQVEQVELVEPPKPVQPVEQVERVELVEPVEPVQSVEQVEPVQPMAPVELVEAAEPLEPVCFSLFQATVEECQLNSSSFMGAVVKAVHQPAVNDIEASCLVDTVVLKKSLPLLRKYLESDDERQLQALYALQALNESLGHPRNFLRMLFDFFYDWRLISAATFCKWQMSRDDAEQKGKAKAIESTMPFFTFLRVCEGL, encoded by the exons ATGACTTCCCCAGAGACGAACCAGGACTGCAACCCACAG CCCAAGGAAACTGGGGTTCAAGCTATCTGCTTGAAGGATGGTGAACTCAATAAGTGCAACAACGCTTGGAGACCCAGAATGAAGAGGAGCTCTCCTGCGAAGGACCCAGAAATGCTGCAAACGGAGGGCCTCCTGCGGAACATGCGGGCCATCTTGAATAAACTGACTCCGGAGAGGTTCAACCGGCTGGTGGAGCAGGTGCTGGAGCTGAACATCGACTCCGAGGAGAGGCTGAACGGTGTCGTGGACCTGGTCTTTGAGAAGGCCATTGACGAGCCCAGCTTCTCCGTCATGTACGGCCAGCTGTGCCACCGCCTCGCCCACTTGAAGGTGCAGATGGCCGAGAAAGCCGGCAGCCCCGTGACCTTCCGCAGGCTGCTGCTTAACCGCTGCCAGAAGGAGTTTGATGTGGAGAGAAGTGACGATGTGGTGGTTCAGAGGAAGCAGGCGAAGCTGGACTCTTCTTCTTCCACCACAGAGcgtgagcagcttcaggaggagctggaggatgtGAAGAACAAGGCTCGGAGGCGCTCAGTCGGACTCGTCAAGCTCATTGGGGAACTCTTCAAGTTGAAGATGTTGACGGCGGCCATTATTTTCAGCTGTATCTTCCAGCTGTTAAAGAAGCAGGATGAGGtctcgctgcagcagctgtgcacGCTGCTCACGACTGTCGGCAAAGAGCTCAACACTAATGGAGCCAAGCCAAAAATGGATCAGATGTTCAACCAGATAACAAAACTGATCGAGGAGTGCCAGACATCAACACAAATCCGCTTCATGCTGCAGGACGTGGTGgcattaaaagagaaaaactgggTTCCTCGGAAGGCCGACCAGGGCCCAAAGACCATCCTCCAGGTCCACAAAGAGGCTGAGATGGAGcaacaggaggagcagctcaaaATCATGAAGCAGCTGTTCTCCAACAATGACTGGAGACAAGCAGGAACCTCGGTCACTTCTCAGGACCGGCACGAAGAAACCAGTTCCACTGCTCCCACCAGGCTCTTCATCCCTCGTGAGACCCCCAGGATTTCAAAGTGGCCACAGTTGGATGAGGAGATCCAGCTGCGCCCACAGGGTCTGGCGTCATGGGCACAGGGATGTcgtggatggactccagctgccAACTCTGAAACAAGAGTTTCCAAGACCGCCTGCCCCAAACCAAactctgtgctgcagtctgcGCCTTTGTCTCGGCTCTCCACTCCCCCCACAAGACCCAGACATGTCAGTGCTGGAAAGAACACAGATATGAAGCAGAGACACAGTGAGACCAGCGAGATAGAGCGAAACTGGGTTGAGCCAATGAAAGCGGTGGAACCAGTGGAGCCATTGAAAccagtggagcaggtggagcaggtgggaCCGATGGAGACTGTTCAGCCAGTTCAACAGGTGGAACAGGTGAAGCAGGTGGAACCAGTGGAGCCCATTCAGCCAGTGGAACAggtggaacaggtggagcaggttgAACCGCTGGAGCCTGTTCAGCCAGTGGAACTggtggaacaggtggagcaggtggaactGCTGGAGCCCGTTCAGCCAGTGGAACTggtggaacaggtggagcaggtggaaccGCTGGAACCCGTTCAGCCAGTGGAACAGGTGAAGCTGGCGGAACCACTGAAGCCCGTTCAGCCAGTGGAACTGGTGGAGCCG CAAGTGGAACAGGTGGaacaggtggagctggtggaacCAGTGGCGCCTGTGGAGCCCGTACAGCCagtggaacaggtggagcaggtggagctggtggaacCAGTGGCGCCTGTGGAGCCCGTACAGCCagtggaacaggtggagcaggtggaaccaGTGGAGCCTGTTCATCAagtggaacag CAagtggaacaggtggagcaggtggaaccGCTGGAGCCTGTTCAGCAAGTGGaacaggtggagctggtggaacCACCGAAGCCCGTTCAGCCAGTGGAACAGGTGGAacgggtggagctggtggaacCAGTGGAGCCTGTTCAGtcagtggagcaggtggagccggTGCAACCAATGGCGccagtggagctggtggaggccGCAGAGCCTTTAGAGCCggtgtgtttctctctttttcaggCCACCGTGGAAGAATGTCAGCTGAACTCGTCCTCCTTCATGGGAGCTGTGGTGAAGGCAGTGCATCAGCCCGCAGTGAACGATATTGAGGCCAGCTGTCTCGTGGACACAGTCGTCCTAAAGAAGAGCTTGCCACTCCTACGAAAATACCTGGAGTCCGACGATGAGCGACAGCTGCAGGCACTTTATGCCCTTCAGGCTCTGAACGAGTCCCTTGGTCACCCTAGAAACTTCCTGCGGATGTTGTTCGATTTCTTCTACGACTGGAGACTGATCTCAGCTGCCACGTTCTGCAAGTGGCAGATGAGCAGAGACGATGCCGAGCAGAAGGGAAAAGCCAAGGCCATCGAGTCCACCATGCCCTTCTTCACCTTCCTGCGGGTGTGTGAGGGACTCTGA